In Ostrea edulis chromosome 4, xbOstEdul1.1, whole genome shotgun sequence, a single window of DNA contains:
- the LOC125671256 gene encoding myosin regulatory light polypeptide 9-like, with translation MSSRKTKAKTTKKRAQRATSNVFAMFDQAQIQEFKEAFNMIDQNRDGFIDKEDLADMLASLGKNPTDQYLEEMMNCAPGPINFTMFLTMFGEKLNGTDPEDVIKNAFACFDEDASGYINEDRLRELLMTMGDRFTEDEVDEMFREAPLKNGMFDYREFTRILKHGKKDEQ, from the exons ATGTCGAGCAGAAAAACCAAAGCTAAAACGACCAAAAAGCGTGCTCAGAGGGCCACTTCCAATGTTTTCGCTATGTTTGATCAAGCTCAGATCCAAGAGTTCAAAGAAGCATTTAACATGATAGACCAAAACAGAGATGGATTCATTGACAAAGAAGATTTGGCAGATATGTTGGCATCATTAG GAAAAAACCCAACAGACCAGTACTTAGAAGAAATGATGAATTGTGCACCAGGACCTATTAACTTCACTATGTTTCTTACTATGTTTGGGGAAAAATTGAACGGCACAGATCCTGAGGATGTAATCAAGAATGCATTTGCTTGCTTTGATGAAGATGCGTCAG GCTATATTAATGAAGACAGACTTCGTGAATTACTAATGACAATGGGTGATCGGTTCACTGAAGATGAG GTTGATGAAATGTTCCGAGAGGCACCTCTGAAGAACGGGATGTTTGATTATAGAGAATTTACAAGAATCCTCAAACACGGAAAGAAAGACGAACAGTAA
- the LOC125670186 gene encoding high affinity cAMP-specific 3',5'-cyclic phosphodiesterase 7A-like isoform X4, with translation MLGDVRLKVTSKTEKATLNPQDRKLLERLLVTDQKSRLSSRFQSFNKHQRKRNATENASRQLQSLLDQQYSQQAQELMSQLSVWNFDIFNLDVLTGGRSLTHVAIHLFKKYNLISTFKLDFIKLMQTFTLIENGYHGNNPYHNSVHAADVTQAMHCYLQEVKLKDWIPKFEVMTSLLAAMTHDLDHPGVNQTFLIKTGNHLANLYQNTSVLENHHWRCAVGVFYETGVFSHFDQDSWNQITWQLRSLILATDITRQQEFLSRFKKYLDENNLDYENNLQDRIFLLQIALKCADICNPCREFGQSKQWSERVCQEFFRQGDYERELEVPVTPMCNRVTMTTAKIQAGFMEYVVSPLFYAWRQFLPSKLSDLMLDNIAQNQKYWQSVVESEGEICKSKESTEEEKVNEEEQSDTVEDGRLPLNYIHITDEDNNSLCTDSRRGSCRSLSPVREITENGWDPEQRRHSMPPAYVRREITCVTIRRDSVPMSPYLRRQSLPTAMLVHTSSLEKLSGKLSTLAQRHNLANKSISMEELMSRPKISNLTTSYETSLLASGLSVVTDPLYSNSHSSIVRFLTVPQNSPNRDPSHPADLNTFPWSSNKCAQKCDQQNKHINDSDCIGKVKCISDPDCIGSLNVAGNSSVPPKTH, from the exons ATGCTGG GTGATGTCCGTTTGAAGGTGACATCAAAGACGGAGAAAGCAACTCTAAATCCTCAAGATCGCAAACTTCTAGAAA GGTTGCTGGTAACAGATCAAAAATCACGATTATCTTCCCgttttcaaagttttaacaaacaCCAGCGAAAACGCAATGCCACAGAGAATGCATCCCGCCAACTTCAGTCCCTATTGGACCAACAGTATTCTCAGCAGGCTCAG gAGCTGATGAGTCAACTTAGTGTATGgaattttgacattttcaatTTAGACGTTTTAACGGGGG GGAGGTCTCTGACTCATGTTGCCATCCATTTATTTAAGAAGTATAATCTCATCTCCACATTCAAATTGGACTTCATCAAACTCATGCAGACATTTA cTCTGATAGAGAATGGTTACCACGGAAATAATCCTTACCACAATTCTGTCCATGCAGCAGACGTCACCCAGGCGATGCATTGCTACCTACAGGAGGTCAAG ttaaaAGACTGGATCCCAAAATTTGAGGTCATGACCTCTCTGTTGGCAGCCATGACACACGACCTAGACCACCCAGGGGTTAACCAAACATTTCTGATCAAAACAGGCAATCACCTGGCAAATCTATACCAG AACACTTCAGTCCTGGAGAACCATCATTGGCGCTGTGCAGTTGGTGTATTTTATGAGACAGGAGTGTTCAGCCATTTTGACCAAGACTCATG GAACCAAATAACATGGCAACTTCGTTCTTTGATATTAGCAACTGATATTACTCGACAACAGGAATTTCTTAGCCGGTTTAAG aaataCCTGGATGAAAATAACTtagattatgaaaataatttgcaGGATCGAATCTTCTTGTTACAG ATAGCATTAAAATGTGCTGATATATGTAACCCGTGTCGTGAATTTGGTCAAAGTAAACAGTGGAGTGAACGAGTCTGCCAAGAGTTCTTTCGACAGG GTGACTATGAGAGGGAGTTAGAAGTTCCTGTTACACCCATGTGTAACCGAGTAACTATGACAACAGCTAAGATACAAGCTG GATTTATGGAGTACGTGGTAAGCCCTTTGTTTTACGCCTGGAGACAGTTTCTTCCTTCAAAGCTCAGTGATTTGATGTTAGACAATATTGCACAAAATCAGAAATACTGGCAGAGTGTGGTCGAAAGTGAGGGAGAGATATGTAAATCTAAGGAGTCAACAGAGGAGGAGAAGGTGAATGAAGAAGAGCAAAGTGACACAGTGGAGGATGGAAGACTTCCTCTGAACTATATTCACATCACTGACGAGGACAATAACTCCCTGTGTACAGACAGCCGCCGCGGCAGTTGTAGGAGTCTATCTCCCGTTCGTGAAATCACAGAAAATGGCTGGGATCCCGAGCAGAGACGGCATAGCATGCCTCCTGCATATGTCAGACGGGAGATTACGTGTGTGACTATTCGTAGAGACAGTGTTCCCATGTCTCCGTATCTACGGCGACAGAGTTTACCCACTGCCATGTTAGTTCATACATCCTCTCTTGAGAAACTCTCCGGCAAGTTATCTACACTTGCACAACGTCACAACTTGGCAAACAAAAGCATATCTATGGAGGAGTTGATGTCTCGTCCAAAAATCTCCAATCTCACAACCAGTTACGAGACCAGTTTACTGGCCAGTGGACTGTCCGTTGTCACGGATCCATTGTACTCAAATTCTCACAGCAGCATTGTTCGATTTCTCACTGTACCTCAGAACTCCCCTAACCGTGATCCTAGTCACCCTGCAGACTTGAACACATTCCCATGGTCAAGCAATAAATGTGCTCAAAAATGTGATCAGCAAAACAAGCATATAAATGACTCAGACTGTATAGGAAAAGTAAAGTGTATCAGTGACCCAGACTGTATAGGAAGTCTCAACGTAGCTGGAAATTCCTCAGTCCCACCCAAAACCCACTAG
- the LOC125670186 gene encoding high affinity cAMP-specific 3',5'-cyclic phosphodiesterase 7A-like isoform X3 → MENFLLLLLTGFSVLCQFILKSGHQRRGGISFGRDDNNAIYVRMLGDVRLKVTSKTEKATLNPQDRKLLERLLVTDQKSRLSSRFQSFNKHQRKRNATENASRQLQSLLDQQYSQQAQELMSQLSVWNFDIFNLDVLTGGRSLTHVAIHLFKKYNLISTFKLDFIKLMQTFTLIENGYHGNNPYHNSVHAADVTQAMHCYLQEVKLKDWIPKFEVMTSLLAAMTHDLDHPGVNQTFLIKTGNHLANLYQNTSVLENHHWRCAVGVFYETGVFSHFDQDSWNQITWQLRSLILATDITRQQEFLSRFKKYLDENNLDYENNLQDRIFLLQIALKCADICNPCREFGQSKQWSERVCQEFFRQGDYERELEVPVTPMCNRVTMTTAKIQAGFMEYVVSPLFYAWRQFLPSKLSDLMLDNIAQNQKYWQSVVESEGEICKSKESTEEEKVNEEEQSDTVEDGRLPLNYIHITDEDNNSLCTDSRRGSCRSLSPVREITENGWDPEQRRHSMPPAYVRREITCVTIRRDSVPMSPYLRRQSLPTAMLVHTSSLEKLSGKLSTLAQRHNLANKSISMEELMSRPKISNLTTSYETSLLASGLSVVTDPLYSNSHSSIVRFLTVPQNSPNRDPSHPADLNTFPWSSNKCAQKCDQQNKHINDSDCIGKVKCISDPDCIGSLNVAGNSSVPPKTH, encoded by the exons AGACGAGGTGGAATTTCCTTTGGACGAGACGACAACAATGCAATTTATGTCAGAATGCTGG GTGATGTCCGTTTGAAGGTGACATCAAAGACGGAGAAAGCAACTCTAAATCCTCAAGATCGCAAACTTCTAGAAA GGTTGCTGGTAACAGATCAAAAATCACGATTATCTTCCCgttttcaaagttttaacaaacaCCAGCGAAAACGCAATGCCACAGAGAATGCATCCCGCCAACTTCAGTCCCTATTGGACCAACAGTATTCTCAGCAGGCTCAG gAGCTGATGAGTCAACTTAGTGTATGgaattttgacattttcaatTTAGACGTTTTAACGGGGG GGAGGTCTCTGACTCATGTTGCCATCCATTTATTTAAGAAGTATAATCTCATCTCCACATTCAAATTGGACTTCATCAAACTCATGCAGACATTTA cTCTGATAGAGAATGGTTACCACGGAAATAATCCTTACCACAATTCTGTCCATGCAGCAGACGTCACCCAGGCGATGCATTGCTACCTACAGGAGGTCAAG ttaaaAGACTGGATCCCAAAATTTGAGGTCATGACCTCTCTGTTGGCAGCCATGACACACGACCTAGACCACCCAGGGGTTAACCAAACATTTCTGATCAAAACAGGCAATCACCTGGCAAATCTATACCAG AACACTTCAGTCCTGGAGAACCATCATTGGCGCTGTGCAGTTGGTGTATTTTATGAGACAGGAGTGTTCAGCCATTTTGACCAAGACTCATG GAACCAAATAACATGGCAACTTCGTTCTTTGATATTAGCAACTGATATTACTCGACAACAGGAATTTCTTAGCCGGTTTAAG aaataCCTGGATGAAAATAACTtagattatgaaaataatttgcaGGATCGAATCTTCTTGTTACAG ATAGCATTAAAATGTGCTGATATATGTAACCCGTGTCGTGAATTTGGTCAAAGTAAACAGTGGAGTGAACGAGTCTGCCAAGAGTTCTTTCGACAGG GTGACTATGAGAGGGAGTTAGAAGTTCCTGTTACACCCATGTGTAACCGAGTAACTATGACAACAGCTAAGATACAAGCTG GATTTATGGAGTACGTGGTAAGCCCTTTGTTTTACGCCTGGAGACAGTTTCTTCCTTCAAAGCTCAGTGATTTGATGTTAGACAATATTGCACAAAATCAGAAATACTGGCAGAGTGTGGTCGAAAGTGAGGGAGAGATATGTAAATCTAAGGAGTCAACAGAGGAGGAGAAGGTGAATGAAGAAGAGCAAAGTGACACAGTGGAGGATGGAAGACTTCCTCTGAACTATATTCACATCACTGACGAGGACAATAACTCCCTGTGTACAGACAGCCGCCGCGGCAGTTGTAGGAGTCTATCTCCCGTTCGTGAAATCACAGAAAATGGCTGGGATCCCGAGCAGAGACGGCATAGCATGCCTCCTGCATATGTCAGACGGGAGATTACGTGTGTGACTATTCGTAGAGACAGTGTTCCCATGTCTCCGTATCTACGGCGACAGAGTTTACCCACTGCCATGTTAGTTCATACATCCTCTCTTGAGAAACTCTCCGGCAAGTTATCTACACTTGCACAACGTCACAACTTGGCAAACAAAAGCATATCTATGGAGGAGTTGATGTCTCGTCCAAAAATCTCCAATCTCACAACCAGTTACGAGACCAGTTTACTGGCCAGTGGACTGTCCGTTGTCACGGATCCATTGTACTCAAATTCTCACAGCAGCATTGTTCGATTTCTCACTGTACCTCAGAACTCCCCTAACCGTGATCCTAGTCACCCTGCAGACTTGAACACATTCCCATGGTCAAGCAATAAATGTGCTCAAAAATGTGATCAGCAAAACAAGCATATAAATGACTCAGACTGTATAGGAAAAGTAAAGTGTATCAGTGACCCAGACTGTATAGGAAGTCTCAACGTAGCTGGAAATTCCTCAGTCCCACCCAAAACCCACTAG
- the LOC125670186 gene encoding high affinity cAMP-specific 3',5'-cyclic phosphodiesterase 7A-like isoform X1, translated as MEVCSLDLHCIKPRPLDLQVPQKALGRRGAISFGSSDSYVSLTKPRFERRGGISFGRDDNNAIYVRMLGDVRLKVTSKTEKATLNPQDRKLLERLLVTDQKSRLSSRFQSFNKHQRKRNATENASRQLQSLLDQQYSQQAQELMSQLSVWNFDIFNLDVLTGGRSLTHVAIHLFKKYNLISTFKLDFIKLMQTFTLIENGYHGNNPYHNSVHAADVTQAMHCYLQEVKLKDWIPKFEVMTSLLAAMTHDLDHPGVNQTFLIKTGNHLANLYQNTSVLENHHWRCAVGVFYETGVFSHFDQDSWNQITWQLRSLILATDITRQQEFLSRFKKYLDENNLDYENNLQDRIFLLQIALKCADICNPCREFGQSKQWSERVCQEFFRQGDYERELEVPVTPMCNRVTMTTAKIQAGFMEYVVSPLFYAWRQFLPSKLSDLMLDNIAQNQKYWQSVVESEGEICKSKESTEEEKVNEEEQSDTVEDGRLPLNYIHITDEDNNSLCTDSRRGSCRSLSPVREITENGWDPEQRRHSMPPAYVRREITCVTIRRDSVPMSPYLRRQSLPTAMLVHTSSLEKLSGKLSTLAQRHNLANKSISMEELMSRPKISNLTTSYETSLLASGLSVVTDPLYSNSHSSIVRFLTVPQNSPNRDPSHPADLNTFPWSSNKCAQKCDQQNKHINDSDCIGKVKCISDPDCIGSLNVAGNSSVPPKTH; from the exons AGACGAGGTGGAATTTCCTTTGGACGAGACGACAACAATGCAATTTATGTCAGAATGCTGG GTGATGTCCGTTTGAAGGTGACATCAAAGACGGAGAAAGCAACTCTAAATCCTCAAGATCGCAAACTTCTAGAAA GGTTGCTGGTAACAGATCAAAAATCACGATTATCTTCCCgttttcaaagttttaacaaacaCCAGCGAAAACGCAATGCCACAGAGAATGCATCCCGCCAACTTCAGTCCCTATTGGACCAACAGTATTCTCAGCAGGCTCAG gAGCTGATGAGTCAACTTAGTGTATGgaattttgacattttcaatTTAGACGTTTTAACGGGGG GGAGGTCTCTGACTCATGTTGCCATCCATTTATTTAAGAAGTATAATCTCATCTCCACATTCAAATTGGACTTCATCAAACTCATGCAGACATTTA cTCTGATAGAGAATGGTTACCACGGAAATAATCCTTACCACAATTCTGTCCATGCAGCAGACGTCACCCAGGCGATGCATTGCTACCTACAGGAGGTCAAG ttaaaAGACTGGATCCCAAAATTTGAGGTCATGACCTCTCTGTTGGCAGCCATGACACACGACCTAGACCACCCAGGGGTTAACCAAACATTTCTGATCAAAACAGGCAATCACCTGGCAAATCTATACCAG AACACTTCAGTCCTGGAGAACCATCATTGGCGCTGTGCAGTTGGTGTATTTTATGAGACAGGAGTGTTCAGCCATTTTGACCAAGACTCATG GAACCAAATAACATGGCAACTTCGTTCTTTGATATTAGCAACTGATATTACTCGACAACAGGAATTTCTTAGCCGGTTTAAG aaataCCTGGATGAAAATAACTtagattatgaaaataatttgcaGGATCGAATCTTCTTGTTACAG ATAGCATTAAAATGTGCTGATATATGTAACCCGTGTCGTGAATTTGGTCAAAGTAAACAGTGGAGTGAACGAGTCTGCCAAGAGTTCTTTCGACAGG GTGACTATGAGAGGGAGTTAGAAGTTCCTGTTACACCCATGTGTAACCGAGTAACTATGACAACAGCTAAGATACAAGCTG GATTTATGGAGTACGTGGTAAGCCCTTTGTTTTACGCCTGGAGACAGTTTCTTCCTTCAAAGCTCAGTGATTTGATGTTAGACAATATTGCACAAAATCAGAAATACTGGCAGAGTGTGGTCGAAAGTGAGGGAGAGATATGTAAATCTAAGGAGTCAACAGAGGAGGAGAAGGTGAATGAAGAAGAGCAAAGTGACACAGTGGAGGATGGAAGACTTCCTCTGAACTATATTCACATCACTGACGAGGACAATAACTCCCTGTGTACAGACAGCCGCCGCGGCAGTTGTAGGAGTCTATCTCCCGTTCGTGAAATCACAGAAAATGGCTGGGATCCCGAGCAGAGACGGCATAGCATGCCTCCTGCATATGTCAGACGGGAGATTACGTGTGTGACTATTCGTAGAGACAGTGTTCCCATGTCTCCGTATCTACGGCGACAGAGTTTACCCACTGCCATGTTAGTTCATACATCCTCTCTTGAGAAACTCTCCGGCAAGTTATCTACACTTGCACAACGTCACAACTTGGCAAACAAAAGCATATCTATGGAGGAGTTGATGTCTCGTCCAAAAATCTCCAATCTCACAACCAGTTACGAGACCAGTTTACTGGCCAGTGGACTGTCCGTTGTCACGGATCCATTGTACTCAAATTCTCACAGCAGCATTGTTCGATTTCTCACTGTACCTCAGAACTCCCCTAACCGTGATCCTAGTCACCCTGCAGACTTGAACACATTCCCATGGTCAAGCAATAAATGTGCTCAAAAATGTGATCAGCAAAACAAGCATATAAATGACTCAGACTGTATAGGAAAAGTAAAGTGTATCAGTGACCCAGACTGTATAGGAAGTCTCAACGTAGCTGGAAATTCCTCAGTCCCACCCAAAACCCACTAG
- the LOC125670186 gene encoding high affinity cAMP-specific 3',5'-cyclic phosphodiesterase 7A-like isoform X5 — translation MSQLSVWNFDIFNLDVLTGGRSLTHVAIHLFKKYNLISTFKLDFIKLMQTFTLIENGYHGNNPYHNSVHAADVTQAMHCYLQEVKLKDWIPKFEVMTSLLAAMTHDLDHPGVNQTFLIKTGNHLANLYQNTSVLENHHWRCAVGVFYETGVFSHFDQDSWNQITWQLRSLILATDITRQQEFLSRFKKYLDENNLDYENNLQDRIFLLQIALKCADICNPCREFGQSKQWSERVCQEFFRQGDYERELEVPVTPMCNRVTMTTAKIQAGFMEYVVSPLFYAWRQFLPSKLSDLMLDNIAQNQKYWQSVVESEGEICKSKESTEEEKVNEEEQSDTVEDGRLPLNYIHITDEDNNSLCTDSRRGSCRSLSPVREITENGWDPEQRRHSMPPAYVRREITCVTIRRDSVPMSPYLRRQSLPTAMLVHTSSLEKLSGKLSTLAQRHNLANKSISMEELMSRPKISNLTTSYETSLLASGLSVVTDPLYSNSHSSIVRFLTVPQNSPNRDPSHPADLNTFPWSSNKCAQKCDQQNKHINDSDCIGKVKCISDPDCIGSLNVAGNSSVPPKTH, via the exons ATGAGTCAACTTAGTGTATGgaattttgacattttcaatTTAGACGTTTTAACGGGGG GGAGGTCTCTGACTCATGTTGCCATCCATTTATTTAAGAAGTATAATCTCATCTCCACATTCAAATTGGACTTCATCAAACTCATGCAGACATTTA cTCTGATAGAGAATGGTTACCACGGAAATAATCCTTACCACAATTCTGTCCATGCAGCAGACGTCACCCAGGCGATGCATTGCTACCTACAGGAGGTCAAG ttaaaAGACTGGATCCCAAAATTTGAGGTCATGACCTCTCTGTTGGCAGCCATGACACACGACCTAGACCACCCAGGGGTTAACCAAACATTTCTGATCAAAACAGGCAATCACCTGGCAAATCTATACCAG AACACTTCAGTCCTGGAGAACCATCATTGGCGCTGTGCAGTTGGTGTATTTTATGAGACAGGAGTGTTCAGCCATTTTGACCAAGACTCATG GAACCAAATAACATGGCAACTTCGTTCTTTGATATTAGCAACTGATATTACTCGACAACAGGAATTTCTTAGCCGGTTTAAG aaataCCTGGATGAAAATAACTtagattatgaaaataatttgcaGGATCGAATCTTCTTGTTACAG ATAGCATTAAAATGTGCTGATATATGTAACCCGTGTCGTGAATTTGGTCAAAGTAAACAGTGGAGTGAACGAGTCTGCCAAGAGTTCTTTCGACAGG GTGACTATGAGAGGGAGTTAGAAGTTCCTGTTACACCCATGTGTAACCGAGTAACTATGACAACAGCTAAGATACAAGCTG GATTTATGGAGTACGTGGTAAGCCCTTTGTTTTACGCCTGGAGACAGTTTCTTCCTTCAAAGCTCAGTGATTTGATGTTAGACAATATTGCACAAAATCAGAAATACTGGCAGAGTGTGGTCGAAAGTGAGGGAGAGATATGTAAATCTAAGGAGTCAACAGAGGAGGAGAAGGTGAATGAAGAAGAGCAAAGTGACACAGTGGAGGATGGAAGACTTCCTCTGAACTATATTCACATCACTGACGAGGACAATAACTCCCTGTGTACAGACAGCCGCCGCGGCAGTTGTAGGAGTCTATCTCCCGTTCGTGAAATCACAGAAAATGGCTGGGATCCCGAGCAGAGACGGCATAGCATGCCTCCTGCATATGTCAGACGGGAGATTACGTGTGTGACTATTCGTAGAGACAGTGTTCCCATGTCTCCGTATCTACGGCGACAGAGTTTACCCACTGCCATGTTAGTTCATACATCCTCTCTTGAGAAACTCTCCGGCAAGTTATCTACACTTGCACAACGTCACAACTTGGCAAACAAAAGCATATCTATGGAGGAGTTGATGTCTCGTCCAAAAATCTCCAATCTCACAACCAGTTACGAGACCAGTTTACTGGCCAGTGGACTGTCCGTTGTCACGGATCCATTGTACTCAAATTCTCACAGCAGCATTGTTCGATTTCTCACTGTACCTCAGAACTCCCCTAACCGTGATCCTAGTCACCCTGCAGACTTGAACACATTCCCATGGTCAAGCAATAAATGTGCTCAAAAATGTGATCAGCAAAACAAGCATATAAATGACTCAGACTGTATAGGAAAAGTAAAGTGTATCAGTGACCCAGACTGTATAGGAAGTCTCAACGTAGCTGGAAATTCCTCAGTCCCACCCAAAACCCACTAG
- the LOC125670186 gene encoding high affinity cAMP-specific 3',5'-cyclic phosphodiesterase 7A-like isoform X2: MLPFTTSVCGGRPWNLVQGGVRLKFPQSSEEDTEVRRGGISFGRDDNNAIYVRMLGDVRLKVTSKTEKATLNPQDRKLLERLLVTDQKSRLSSRFQSFNKHQRKRNATENASRQLQSLLDQQYSQQAQELMSQLSVWNFDIFNLDVLTGGRSLTHVAIHLFKKYNLISTFKLDFIKLMQTFTLIENGYHGNNPYHNSVHAADVTQAMHCYLQEVKLKDWIPKFEVMTSLLAAMTHDLDHPGVNQTFLIKTGNHLANLYQNTSVLENHHWRCAVGVFYETGVFSHFDQDSWNQITWQLRSLILATDITRQQEFLSRFKKYLDENNLDYENNLQDRIFLLQIALKCADICNPCREFGQSKQWSERVCQEFFRQGDYERELEVPVTPMCNRVTMTTAKIQAGFMEYVVSPLFYAWRQFLPSKLSDLMLDNIAQNQKYWQSVVESEGEICKSKESTEEEKVNEEEQSDTVEDGRLPLNYIHITDEDNNSLCTDSRRGSCRSLSPVREITENGWDPEQRRHSMPPAYVRREITCVTIRRDSVPMSPYLRRQSLPTAMLVHTSSLEKLSGKLSTLAQRHNLANKSISMEELMSRPKISNLTTSYETSLLASGLSVVTDPLYSNSHSSIVRFLTVPQNSPNRDPSHPADLNTFPWSSNKCAQKCDQQNKHINDSDCIGKVKCISDPDCIGSLNVAGNSSVPPKTH; this comes from the exons ATGCTGCCCTTTACAACTTCTGTGTGTGGAGGACGACCGTGGAACTTAGTACAGGGTGGAGTCAGGCTAAAGTTCCCACAATCATCAGAGGAGGACACAGAGGTG AGACGAGGTGGAATTTCCTTTGGACGAGACGACAACAATGCAATTTATGTCAGAATGCTGG GTGATGTCCGTTTGAAGGTGACATCAAAGACGGAGAAAGCAACTCTAAATCCTCAAGATCGCAAACTTCTAGAAA GGTTGCTGGTAACAGATCAAAAATCACGATTATCTTCCCgttttcaaagttttaacaaacaCCAGCGAAAACGCAATGCCACAGAGAATGCATCCCGCCAACTTCAGTCCCTATTGGACCAACAGTATTCTCAGCAGGCTCAG gAGCTGATGAGTCAACTTAGTGTATGgaattttgacattttcaatTTAGACGTTTTAACGGGGG GGAGGTCTCTGACTCATGTTGCCATCCATTTATTTAAGAAGTATAATCTCATCTCCACATTCAAATTGGACTTCATCAAACTCATGCAGACATTTA cTCTGATAGAGAATGGTTACCACGGAAATAATCCTTACCACAATTCTGTCCATGCAGCAGACGTCACCCAGGCGATGCATTGCTACCTACAGGAGGTCAAG ttaaaAGACTGGATCCCAAAATTTGAGGTCATGACCTCTCTGTTGGCAGCCATGACACACGACCTAGACCACCCAGGGGTTAACCAAACATTTCTGATCAAAACAGGCAATCACCTGGCAAATCTATACCAG AACACTTCAGTCCTGGAGAACCATCATTGGCGCTGTGCAGTTGGTGTATTTTATGAGACAGGAGTGTTCAGCCATTTTGACCAAGACTCATG GAACCAAATAACATGGCAACTTCGTTCTTTGATATTAGCAACTGATATTACTCGACAACAGGAATTTCTTAGCCGGTTTAAG aaataCCTGGATGAAAATAACTtagattatgaaaataatttgcaGGATCGAATCTTCTTGTTACAG ATAGCATTAAAATGTGCTGATATATGTAACCCGTGTCGTGAATTTGGTCAAAGTAAACAGTGGAGTGAACGAGTCTGCCAAGAGTTCTTTCGACAGG GTGACTATGAGAGGGAGTTAGAAGTTCCTGTTACACCCATGTGTAACCGAGTAACTATGACAACAGCTAAGATACAAGCTG GATTTATGGAGTACGTGGTAAGCCCTTTGTTTTACGCCTGGAGACAGTTTCTTCCTTCAAAGCTCAGTGATTTGATGTTAGACAATATTGCACAAAATCAGAAATACTGGCAGAGTGTGGTCGAAAGTGAGGGAGAGATATGTAAATCTAAGGAGTCAACAGAGGAGGAGAAGGTGAATGAAGAAGAGCAAAGTGACACAGTGGAGGATGGAAGACTTCCTCTGAACTATATTCACATCACTGACGAGGACAATAACTCCCTGTGTACAGACAGCCGCCGCGGCAGTTGTAGGAGTCTATCTCCCGTTCGTGAAATCACAGAAAATGGCTGGGATCCCGAGCAGAGACGGCATAGCATGCCTCCTGCATATGTCAGACGGGAGATTACGTGTGTGACTATTCGTAGAGACAGTGTTCCCATGTCTCCGTATCTACGGCGACAGAGTTTACCCACTGCCATGTTAGTTCATACATCCTCTCTTGAGAAACTCTCCGGCAAGTTATCTACACTTGCACAACGTCACAACTTGGCAAACAAAAGCATATCTATGGAGGAGTTGATGTCTCGTCCAAAAATCTCCAATCTCACAACCAGTTACGAGACCAGTTTACTGGCCAGTGGACTGTCCGTTGTCACGGATCCATTGTACTCAAATTCTCACAGCAGCATTGTTCGATTTCTCACTGTACCTCAGAACTCCCCTAACCGTGATCCTAGTCACCCTGCAGACTTGAACACATTCCCATGGTCAAGCAATAAATGTGCTCAAAAATGTGATCAGCAAAACAAGCATATAAATGACTCAGACTGTATAGGAAAAGTAAAGTGTATCAGTGACCCAGACTGTATAGGAAGTCTCAACGTAGCTGGAAATTCCTCAGTCCCACCCAAAACCCACTAG